A region of the Thioploca ingrica genome:
TTTGCGATAATCTAACGCGCCTAAATCGGATAAAGCGAGTTCATATAAATCATCCACCAATTTACCCAAGCTCAAAGTTTCGCTGTGCAGCGATTTTAAATTCTCTGAAGTCATGGCATGTACACCATCCTGCATCGCTTCGATTTCGCCGCGCAATATTGCTAGCGGGGTGCGCAATTCATGAGAAATGTCAGCAATCCATTGGCGACGCGCCTGTTCGTTGCGTTCCAAAGTGTGGGCAAGGTGATTAAAATCGGTCGCTAATTGACCCAGTTCATCGGAAGATTTGATCTGTAACCGTGTTTGATAATGACCACTGCCCAATGCCCGTGCTCCAGCGGTAATATGCCTGATAGGGTTCAACAACTGCCGCGCCAGTACCCAAGACACTAAAACAGAAATGACCACTGCCAACGCAGCAATAAGGATATAACTGTGACGTTGTTGTGCCTGGAAACTCAAAGCCAAATTATCCGTGATTACTTCGTGGGGACGTAGTCCTACCCAACCGACAATTTGACCTTCGTGGTGCAAAGGACGCAAAATTTCGTTAGGTAATGCCTCATAGTGCCCAAATACAACCTGTTTTTTCGTATCTAATATCTGTAAACGTCGTAAAAAATTAAACCCGGGAGGCGGAGGCTGATGAGGCGGAAAAGGTCCAAAATTTTCATCAAAGTCACGAGGTAGGAGTAACTTCGGTGGAAAAAATCCAAAATCATCGTTAAAATCACGAGGCGGTGGTGGCTCATGCGGAAATAAACCCAAATCGTCGTCAAACCCATGAGGCGGTGGTGGCTCATGCGGAAACAAGTCCCCGTCATCGTTTGCCTCACGATGCGGTGGTGGCTTAGGCGAAAACAATCCAAAAAAAAAGTCGTTATCAACCTCACGATGCGGTGGTGGCTTAGGCGGAAAACCGTCAAAACCCTTATCAAATTCGGGAGGTGGCCGATCATCAAATTTGATATCAAGCGCTTGATGCAACAATTGCCCAAACAAACGCCGATTTTGGCGCAACAATTCCCAGTCCCCGGCTTGCTCATACACTGTTTCTAAAACGGGTAATAGTTTGTCCAGCTTTTCTATTTCCATCCGGTGTAGATAAGATTCTAAGCCATGTTGGAAACTCCAATGTACTGACACTGCCATACCAAAGATAAGGGTAGCGGCAGTCAGTAAAAAAGCTAAAAACAGTTTAGGAAACAACCCGAGTTTCATTGACAGAATTCTATTCTAAAATAGCTACTTTGGTGATTTGTAGCGGTTGCCGCTGTCGCTATCTTTGTTATTAATAAGTCTATTTTATTTAATTGCCTTCATTTTTTCAGCAGTCATGGCACTGCAATAGTAAGTATTTCTGGCAATTCTCGCTTGGAATGATGTGCTACTTCACGGAGGCTGATAGAGGGATTGTCAATGACGATACCCTGCTCAGCAAACCTGGCACGCATGTCTTCATACGAAGTACCTAACACCGGTGCAATTTGTTGCAGTGGTGCAGTCGTCACCGCTTCGACTATGAGCCGAATACCATCGCGTTGCCCCAATAATCCAGCCGGTGCTACAAAAGCCAAAGTAATCACGACGGTTAACGCTAATACAGCCCCCAACAAGCGCTGTTGAAAATACTTTTTAAATGACAGCCAATTACGATACACATGCAGGGTAGCCGCAGCGACAAAAGCGATTCCCAACCATTCATGGAGTTCCCTGACTAAGCCTTCTCCCACATGAAAAAACATCATAGTACCACTGACTGCAATTACCATAAATAAAGCCATTGCTAGAGGAGTAGCTAATTTTTTTAAGAAGTCACTGGTATAGGTGCTCATATTCCTTTTCCTTTCGTCTGGTTGTGGGAACCGTTTTTAACTGGCTCCCACTCGTTTAATTGTAATACTCAATTATATTTCAAGGTGAAAATTGATACCAGTTAACCTTAATAGTTAATTTAAACAATCACACCGATTAAAAGCCACCGGGACCATGTCCACCCATACCATGACCGCCACCGGGACCACGACCACCACCGTCCATTTTGGCAGCAGTATACTCCGCTTCAGAAATGACCCCATCACCATCGCTATCGAGTTGAGCAAAGTGATGCCACATCTGACCTTCCGGGCTTCTCAACACAGCGAATTCTTCCGGACTTAATGCCCCATTCTTATCTTGATCGGCTAAACCAAATAGTGTTGCTGCTATTCCTGTATTCGGTTCAGGGTGGGCATTTTGAAATTCTTCCACACTGAGTTGACCATTTCCATCCGTGTCTATCTGCGCAAAACGGGTCGCTTGATGTTGGGCTTGCTTACTTTCCATATCGGCTTGTAATTCCTGCAGTTCTAAGGTGCCATTGGTATTGGTATCGGCTTGTTGAAATTCTGCAGCACGAGCGGCTTGAATTTCCTCAGCAGTGACAGTACCGTCTTGATTGGAATCGTATTGTGCAATAAATTCATCAAGTTGTTGACTATTCCTTCCCATTTCATGCCCCCCACGTGCGAATACGGGTGCAGAAAGTGCCAAACTGATGATAAGCGTGAAAGGAATAGCGGGTTGCTTTAACATGATTAATCTCCTTACTATTACGATAAATTCATAATGCTTTGGCTATTTGCCTTAGCTGGAGATAATAATAAATTCAGATTGTAGAGAAAATTTGAAGAAACCGTGAAGTTTTATTGAGTTTGAAATTATACCGTTTTGGGTTGATAAATTTCAGGTTCATTCGCTGCCGGGCTTATTATTGGTATTGACTAAGATAGCCATCTATGCAGATTTCAATTATAATATTTAAGTCATTAAATTATCAAGCTATTGAGTTGTGCTTGGTTCCACTTCTACACCTCAGTTTAAATCTTCTAGTTTGGCACCTTAGCCAAACTGGATGAATCAGAAGAATTCAGCATTGAGTTAATGTTGAAAAGTTTCGCTTTGCTCTACTTAGGAGACCATCCTATGGTTAATGAAAAATCTGAAAAAATAAATTTGGTAACACTCGACAAACAGTTACGTGCGACCGAACTGAATCTACAACAGGGTGAACCCAAATTAGAGAAAGAGAAAATGCTCGAATCATCCTCCATAGATACAGTCGTTGCTACCAATATCGGTAATCTAGATAAAATTCGAGAAATTCTGTTTGGTGGTCAGATTCGTGACTATGAAAAACGCTTTAGACGTCTTGAAGAACGTTTATCTCAGGAAAGTGTCCAACTGCGTGATGAATTGCTGCAACGAGTCAAATCGTTAGAAGATTTGCTCATGAGCGAGACCGAAAGTTTAACTGAAAAAATGAAATCGGAACGTCAAGAACGTTATGAAGCTAATCAAGATTTTATCCGTGAAATCAATTCGTTGAAGACCGAAATTAATAATCGATTTGTCCAACTCGATGAACAAGTCAGTAAGGACATTAAACAACTCCGTCAACAATTCCAAAACCAACTTCAAGAATTAATCGTGCAATTACGCCAACAGAAGGATAATTTGACTTTACTGATTAGACAAGAAGTGGCTCAGCTTAAAGAAGAAAAATTGGCTCGAAGTGATCTAGCGGCGTTTTTTACTGAATTTGCTTTACGGTTAAACAAGGATTTTAATACCAATTCAATAGAAAATGATTAATATCAATAAGCTGTATAATATCTTGGCCAGCGGATAACTGAGCTGATTTGCCGATATCCGATGATAATGGAAGAGTATACTCAATTACGCAATTTGCTGCTGGAATCTGAACAGCGACGGTTAGAACAATTAGAAATCCGTTTTAATGACTACCAGCAACGGACGCATGATGTTGCTGAAGTGTTACCTTCCGCTTTACGTTCTTCACCCAATCAAGCGGATTTAATCTTGGCTTTACAAGCACCGGTAGACAATTGTGTAAAACAGTCTGTACAACAAGATCCCAAAACTTTCGCTCAAGCAATTATGCCAGTTATGGTACCGGTCTTACGAAAAACCATTGCGGATGCTTTTAAATCCATCCGTGAATTTTTACATGAGCAACAAGCGAGTATTAGTCATTTAGATAACCGTATTAGTCAGTTAGAACAAGGACAAATCACTGATCTGCTGAACCGCTTAAGTTATATTGAGCAAGCTGTCGCTTACCTAAATGACTTAGAGCAACGTATCAATACCTTAGAACGTTCCAAGCTTAGCCAATTAATTAATAAGATTAGCTCCTTAGATGCTCACGTTAACACGCTGGAACAAGAGCAAATTAATAAGCTGGTTATTCGTTTGACTGAGCTGGAACAAAGTTTAAGCCAGCTAGAAACCTCTTTAGGCAATGAAGAAAAACGGGTTAATGAATTAGTTAAATTTTTACCGAAAGCGATTCGTCAAGCGACTCAGTCAGAACCCGCCACGTCTACTGAAGTTCAACTTATCAATAAAGAAGAAGAATTAACTGAATCTTTACAGATGCCGATAGAATATTGTATTAAATCTTCGGTGGAGCGAGATGCGCATAGTTTTGCTGATATCTTGTTTCCGGTGATGGGACCAGCGATTCGGAAATCCATTAATGAAACCTTTAAGTCTATCGTTCAAAATATTAATACCTCTCTAGAACGAAGTTTATCGCTCCAAGGGTTAAGTTGGCGGTTAGAAGCTTGGCGAAGTGGGCGACCGTTTTCGGATATTGTGTTGCAAAATATTTTGGTATACCGCGTTGAACAAGTGTTCTTAATTCATCGTGAAACTGGTTTATTAATGCAACATCAAAGTCAAGATGGTACTCAAATCGGTGATAGTGAAGCTATATCAGCGATGCTAACCGCTATTCAAGATTTTATTCGTGATTCCTTTTCGACTGGGAAAACGGAGGAATTGGACAGCGTGGAAGTGGGTGATTATACCGTCTGGATGGAACGTGGACCCTATGCGGTGTTGGCTTGCGTCATTCGTGGGATTGCGCCCTACGAGTTTAAAAAAACCATGCGCATCAATCTGGAAGCCATCCATGCCCGCTATGGCAAGGCATTACGACAATTTGCCGGTGATAGTGCTTCGCTAGAACCGTGTAAACCACTGCTACAAAAAACGCTGCAGTCAGAAGTAAAACCGGAAGCTCAATCTCAAAGAAACCGTTTATTTTCACCAACGCTAATTATCGTATTCAGTATTTTATTTCTCTTATTATTAGGATGGGGTTACCTTCATTGGCGTTACCAGCAACGTTTAGATGAATATGTCAAGCGGTTGCAAACCACACCCGGGATTGTGTTAATTTCTACTGATTATCGAAATGGTCAATTAATCGTTCAGGGTTTACGTGATCCGTTAGCCGCTGATCCACAAAAAATAGCTCAGCAATTCGGTTTAACCAAGCAAGAAGTCATCAGTCAATGGCAATTTTACCAAGATTTACATCCCCAATTTGTGGAACAGCGGCTCCAGCAGTGGCTTGCTCCACCGAAAACCGTGCAACTATCGGTAGCCAATTCGGTTTTATACTTGCGTGGTCACGCCGATCCAGATTGGATAAATAAAGTTAACAATCAGGGGATGGTGACATTAGGTATTTCACGCATTGATAGTAAAGAACTGATTGATAATAACGCTTTTTTTTCTCAAACCCAAGCTGAGTTTGATCGTTATCTCAAAGCGTTACAAAACACGCTAGGTATTGTGAT
Encoded here:
- a CDS encoding putative signal transduction protein with EFhand domain yields the protein MLKQPAIPFTLIISLALSAPVFARGGHEMGRNSQQLDEFIAQYDSNQDGTVTAEEIQAARAAEFQQADTNTNGTLELQELQADMESKQAQHQATRFAQIDTDGNGQLSVEEFQNAHPEPNTGIAATLFGLADQDKNGALSPEEFAVLRSPEGQMWHHFAQLDSDGDGVISEAEYTAAKMDGGGRGPGGGHGMGGHGPGGF
- a CDS encoding histidine kinase, whose translation is MKLGLFPKLFLAFLLTAATLIFGMAVSVHWSFQHGLESYLHRMEIEKLDKLLPVLETVYEQAGDWELLRQNRRLFGQLLHQALDIKFDDRPPPEFDKGFDGFPPKPPPHREVDNDFFFGLFSPKPPPHREANDDGDLFPHEPPPPHGFDDDLGLFPHEPPPPRDFNDDFGFFPPKLLLPRDFDENFGPFPPHQPPPPGFNFLRRLQILDTKKQVVFGHYEALPNEILRPLHHEGQIVGWVGLRPHEVITDNLALSFQAQQRHSYILIAALAVVISVLVSWVLARQLLNPIRHITAGARALGSGHYQTRLQIKSSDELGQLATDFNHLAHTLERNEQARRQWIADISHELRTPLAILRGEIEAMQDGVHAMTSENLKSLHSETLSLGKLVDDLYELALSDLGALDYRKEVVDIADVLDSVVTAFQPRFAAKNIVLVNQVPEWVTVFADTRRLTQLFTNLLENSLRYTESRGRLEISLETTANQVLLDFKDSAPGVPEDSLDKLFERLYRVDKSRSRALGGAGLGLAICRNIVEAHEGQISARHSPLGGVWVRVELPQKG
- a CDS encoding OmpA/MotB protein, translated to MEEYTQLRNLLLESEQRRLEQLEIRFNDYQQRTHDVAEVLPSALRSSPNQADLILALQAPVDNCVKQSVQQDPKTFAQAIMPVMVPVLRKTIADAFKSIREFLHEQQASISHLDNRISQLEQGQITDLLNRLSYIEQAVAYLNDLEQRINTLERSKLSQLINKISSLDAHVNTLEQEQINKLVIRLTELEQSLSQLETSLGNEEKRVNELVKFLPKAIRQATQSEPATSTEVQLINKEEELTESLQMPIEYCIKSSVERDAHSFADILFPVMGPAIRKSINETFKSIVQNINTSLERSLSLQGLSWRLEAWRSGRPFSDIVLQNILVYRVEQVFLIHRETGLLMQHQSQDGTQIGDSEAISAMLTAIQDFIRDSFSTGKTEELDSVEVGDYTVWMERGPYAVLACVIRGIAPYEFKKTMRINLEAIHARYGKALRQFAGDSASLEPCKPLLQKTLQSEVKPEAQSQRNRLFSPTLIIVFSILFLLLLGWGYLHWRYQQRLDEYVKRLQTTPGIVLISTDYRNGQLIVQGLRDPLAADPQKIAQQFGLTKQEVISQWQFYQDLHPQFVEQRLQQWLAPPKTVQLSVANSVLYLRGHADPDWINKVNNQGMVTLGISRIDSKELIDNNAFFSQTQAEFDRYLKALQNTLGIVITANEIEGNQRIITGLRDPLAEDPLTIAQQLQLSDKVKNNLVMRWRSYQDLTPDFVEKRLQRRLNPPSTVKLQLKGEVLSLSGHASQAWIDKAIREVQGMAGVNQINRELLLETDQFLLIQAKNKLEPPPQIILTVNQGVLKIAGHADKNTTEQLRQRIQELQGFASIDTQELIDLDLLIHQIEQLVIYFNENTELKAGQQPTLQLLHQYLQQLQAIQADFTLQIMGDTDGLGTQESNQDLSKRRAETVYQWLVSQGITARYLVVAFPSAIRFGKPEPDWKERKVTFRIVVKKSSNNKDSGHDTKENLHDR